Proteins encoded in a region of the Zea mays cultivar B73 chromosome 4, Zm-B73-REFERENCE-NAM-5.0, whole genome shotgun sequence genome:
- the LOC103653331 gene encoding probable E3 ubiquitin-protein ligase RNF217, producing the protein MAAGSSNGAALVAIVDDFYFSVLAHGRNDDSAAGDDVLFPISDEKYATELQLQEVIMSSAIAATARSSAAPPRSRSSTDASASSSNNAAAAAAAAAATSGHSQGKCAYASSSRPSVSVAAAVVFCKICMDVVPPSDVHRASRGCAHSFCGRCLAGYLGAKIQERIAEVRCPEERCGGVLDPELCQDILPRDVFERWGAALCESLLLGGKRAYCPFKDCSAMMLVDDGSHFTESECPSCRRLFCASCNVAPWHAGVTCTEYRNLGKRDSGVEDRMLLEMAKGKKWKRCPKCEYFVEKRDGCLHITCRCGFEFCYGCGKKWTTSHSRCTTA; encoded by the exons ATGGCAGCCGGGTCTTCCAATGGCGCCGCCCTAGTCGCCATCGTCGACGACTTCTACTTCTCCGTCCTGGCTCACGGGCGAAACGACGACAGCGCCGCCGGGGATGACGTGCTCTTCCCGATATCCGACGAGAAGTACGCCACGGAGCTCCAGCTGCAGGAGGTGATCATGTCCTCCGCCATCGCGGCCACGGCGCGCTCCTCGGCCGCCCCACCTCGCAGTCGCAGCAGCACAGATGCCAGTGCCTCTAGCAGCAACAACgccgccgcagccgcagccgcagccgcagcaACGTCGGGTCACAGCCAAGGTAAGTGCGCCTACGCCTCGTCGTCCAGGCCGTCCGTCTCCGTTGCCGCGGCGGTCGTGTTTTGCAAGATCTGCATGGACGTGGTGCCGCCCTCGGACGTGCACCGCGCCAGCCGCGGCTGCGCGCACTCCTTCTGCGGCCGGTGCCTCGCGGGCTACTTGGGCGCCAAGATCCAGGAGAGGATCGCCGAAGTCAGGTGCCCCGAGGAGCGGTGCGGCGGCGTGCTGGACCCGGAGCTCTGCCAGGACATCTTGCCCCGCGATGTCTTCGAGCGTTGGGGTGCCGCGCTGTGCGAGTCCCTGCTGCTGGGGGGCAAGAGGGCCTACTGCCCCTTCAAGGATTGCTCGGCGATGATGCTGGTGGACGACGGCAGCCACTTCACGGAGTCGGAGTGCCCGAGCTGCAGGCGGCTCTTCTGTGCGTCGTGCAACGTGGCGCCGTGGCACGCCGGCGTTACCTGCACCGAGTACAGGAACCTTGGGAAGCGGGACAGTGGCGTCGAGGACAGAATGCTGCTTGAGATGGCTAAGGGCAAGAAGTGGAAGCGGTGTCCTAAGTGCGAGTACTTCGTGGAGAAGCGTGATGGCTGCCTGCACATCACTTGCAG GTGTGGCTTTGAGTTTTGCTATGGATGTGGCAAGAAATGGACGACTTCTCATTCCCGTTGCACAACAGCCTGA